A DNA window from Citrobacter tructae contains the following coding sequences:
- the dhaR gene encoding dihydroxyacetone kinase operon transcriptional regulator DhaR produces the protein MTAHTHSIGQEVSSVIAQSWHRCSKFMQRETWQAPHQAQGLTFASICRRKTALLTIAQAALEDAWEFMDGRPCALLILDESACILSRCGDPQTVEQLAELGFLDGSYCAESIIGSCALSLATMPGQPTKTSGDQHFKQALHPWSFCSTPVFDNHGRLFGSISLCCLVEHESVSDLSLTLAIAREVGNSLLTDSLLAESNRHLNQMYGLLESMDDGVMAWNEQGVLQFLNARAAMLLHLDVQASQGKNIHDLVNLPMLLRRAIKHARGLNHVEVTFESQHQFVDAVITLKPIVEEQGNSFILLLHPVEQMRQLMTSQLGKVSHTFEQMSAEDPETRRLIHFGRQAARGSFPILLCGEEGVGKELLSQAIHNESERASGPYIAVNCQLYANSVLGQDFMGSAPTDDENGRLSRLELANGGTLFLEKIEYLAPELQSALLQVIKQGVLTRLDARRLIPVDVKVIATTTVDLANLVEQNRFSRQLYYALHSFEIVIPPLRARRNSIPALIYTRLNNLKKRFSSSLKVDDDALAQLVAYSWPGNDFELNSIIENIAISSDNGHIRLSNLPDYLFAERPGMDTTSSLLPASLTFTAIEKEAIIHAARVTSGRVQEMSQLLNIGRTTLWRKMKQYDIDASQFKRKHLE, from the coding sequence ATGACGGCGCACACGCATAGCATCGGCCAGGAAGTCTCTTCAGTCATTGCCCAGTCATGGCATCGTTGCAGCAAGTTTATGCAGCGAGAAACCTGGCAGGCGCCGCATCAGGCGCAGGGGCTGACGTTTGCATCGATTTGTCGTCGCAAGACGGCGCTGCTGACGATTGCTCAGGCCGCGCTGGAAGATGCCTGGGAGTTTATGGACGGACGTCCCTGCGCGCTGCTTATCCTCGACGAGTCCGCCTGTATTCTCAGTCGTTGCGGCGATCCGCAGACGGTGGAACAACTGGCTGAATTGGGTTTTCTTGACGGCAGCTATTGTGCGGAAAGTATTATTGGCAGCTGTGCGCTGTCGCTGGCGACCATGCCGGGGCAACCGACAAAAACCTCGGGCGATCAGCACTTTAAACAGGCACTGCATCCGTGGTCGTTCTGTTCAACCCCGGTGTTTGATAACCACGGGCGACTGTTTGGATCTATTTCACTGTGCTGCCTGGTGGAACATGAGTCCGTTTCTGATCTTTCTCTGACGCTGGCGATCGCCAGAGAAGTGGGCAATTCTCTGCTGACTGACAGCCTGCTGGCCGAATCTAACCGTCATCTGAATCAGATGTACGGGCTGCTGGAGAGTATGGATGATGGCGTGATGGCATGGAACGAACAGGGTGTGCTGCAGTTCCTCAATGCGCGTGCCGCCATGCTGTTGCATCTGGATGTGCAGGCCAGTCAGGGGAAAAATATTCATGACCTGGTGAATCTGCCTATGTTGCTGCGCCGGGCGATCAAACATGCCCGTGGCCTCAATCACGTTGAAGTTACCTTTGAGAGTCAGCACCAGTTTGTTGATGCTGTCATTACCCTGAAGCCGATTGTGGAAGAACAGGGCAACAGCTTTATTCTGTTGCTGCACCCGGTCGAGCAAATGCGCCAGTTGATGACCAGTCAACTGGGTAAGGTCAGCCACACCTTTGAGCAGATGTCGGCGGAAGATCCGGAAACCCGACGCTTGATCCATTTTGGTCGTCAGGCGGCGAGGGGAAGTTTTCCGATCCTGCTGTGCGGCGAAGAGGGCGTCGGTAAAGAGCTGCTCAGCCAGGCGATCCACAATGAAAGCGAACGCGCCAGCGGTCCTTATATCGCTGTGAACTGTCAGTTGTATGCCAACAGCGTGCTGGGGCAGGATTTTATGGGCAGCGCGCCAACCGACGATGAAAATGGCCGGCTGAGTCGCCTTGAACTGGCGAATGGCGGCACGCTGTTTCTGGAAAAAATTGAGTATTTAGCGCCGGAGCTTCAATCCGCGCTGTTACAGGTGATCAAGCAGGGAGTGCTGACCCGTCTCGATGCGCGACGCCTGATCCCGGTGGATGTGAAAGTGATTGCCACCACTACGGTCGATCTTGCCAATCTAGTGGAACAAAACCGTTTTAGCCGCCAGCTGTATTACGCGCTGCACTCGTTTGAAATCGTCATCCCGCCGCTGCGTGCGCGGCGCAACAGCATTCCTGCGCTGATTTATACTCGCCTGAACAACCTGAAAAAACGCTTTTCATCCAGCCTGAAGGTGGACGATGACGCATTGGCGCAGCTGGTGGCCTACTCGTGGCCGGGCAATGATTTCGAACTGAACAGCATTATTGAGAATATCGCCATCAGCAGCGATAACGGTCATATTCGGCTGAGCAATCTGCCGGATTATCTGTTTGCCGAACGGCCGGGCATGGATACGACATCTTCGCTGCTGCCTGCCAGCCTGACCTTTACCGCCATCGAAAAAGAGGCGATTATCCACGCCGCCCGCGTGACCAGCGGGCGAGTGCAGGAGATGTCGCAGTTGTTGAATATTGGCCGCACCACGTTGTGGCGCAAGATGAAGCAGTACGACATTGATGCCAGCCAGTTTAAGCGCAAACATCTGGAGTAG